One Alcaligenes ammonioxydans DNA segment encodes these proteins:
- the pgaD gene encoding poly-beta-1,6-N-acetyl-D-glucosamine biosynthesis protein PgaD, with amino-acid sequence MIITTQRHPITRWIDRLLTIAGWFAFSYLIAKGLLLLINHSMDKTGYKQLDPIFPTLATFLFYGAVLLTNGLLLLAWSRWRRHQRQQRRLRQALYRHRSRSHRAKQPPLPHFDPEQIDTVRHSRIVVLYNAQDGAVQHVEAAHPLPLQQATGTRDEKPLAPLIFHPRAYSKQPTPNQ; translated from the coding sequence ATGATCATTACGACCCAACGCCATCCCATCACTCGCTGGATAGACCGCCTGCTGACCATCGCCGGCTGGTTCGCCTTCAGTTACCTGATCGCCAAAGGCTTGCTCCTATTGATCAATCACTCCATGGACAAAACCGGCTACAAACAGCTGGACCCGATCTTCCCGACCCTGGCCACCTTTCTATTCTACGGGGCGGTTTTACTGACCAACGGTTTGCTGCTGCTGGCCTGGTCACGCTGGCGGCGGCATCAGCGCCAGCAGCGCCGCCTTCGTCAGGCCCTGTACCGTCACCGCAGCCGCTCGCATCGCGCCAAGCAGCCTCCCTTGCCGCACTTTGACCCCGAGCAGATCGATACCGTGCGCCACAGCCGCATCGTCGTCCTCTACAACGCCCAGGACGGCGCGGTACAGCATGTGGAGGCAGCCCATCCGCTGCCCCTGCAGCAGGCCACCGGCACCCGCGACGAAAAACCGCTGGCACCGCTGATCTTTCATCCTCGCGCTTACTCCAAACAGCCTACGCCGAATCAGTAG
- the pgaC gene encoding poly-beta-1,6-N-acetyl-D-glucosamine synthase, protein MIERLIALLALCLIVGIPLGITVALTSHLLLYFIFMYPLFMSGIWIGGGLIFWFQHERRWTYKPHAPPALEGMPLVSILIPCFNEQANARHTILSALNQVYPNIEVIAINDGSSDQTAQVLNALSEEHDKLRVVHLAQNQGKALALRMGAMSASGDYFVCIDGDAYLDPEGVNYLVAPMLRHPQVGATTGNPRIRTRSTLIGRIQVGEFSSIIGLIKRTQRVYGKIFTISGVIAGFRRQALEEVDYWSLDMITEDIDVTWKLQLAGWQVFYEPRALCWVLMPETLKGLFKQRLRWAQGGAETFLKYTPQVLRWENRGMWPLSLEYLCSTLWSFALGVAMLVWLLGLMLPLPAATQIDGLFPPSFTGMVLAGMCLLQFAISIWIDRRYEPDLPLTMFWIIWYPFVYWLINFLTTLWSFPMVMLRLRRKRARWSSPDRGIKELS, encoded by the coding sequence ATGATTGAACGACTGATCGCCCTATTGGCCCTGTGCCTGATCGTCGGTATCCCTCTGGGAATCACCGTCGCCCTGACGAGCCACCTGCTGCTCTACTTCATCTTCATGTACCCGCTGTTCATGTCGGGCATATGGATAGGCGGTGGCTTGATCTTCTGGTTCCAGCACGAACGCCGCTGGACCTATAAACCACACGCCCCACCCGCACTGGAAGGTATGCCGCTGGTTAGCATCCTGATCCCCTGCTTTAACGAACAGGCCAACGCCCGCCATACCATTCTGTCCGCGCTGAACCAGGTCTATCCCAACATCGAAGTCATCGCCATCAACGACGGCTCTAGCGACCAGACCGCCCAAGTGCTCAACGCACTGAGCGAGGAGCACGACAAGCTACGCGTTGTTCACCTGGCCCAGAACCAAGGCAAGGCCCTGGCCCTGCGCATGGGCGCCATGAGCGCCAGCGGCGATTACTTCGTATGTATAGATGGGGATGCTTACCTGGACCCGGAAGGCGTCAATTACCTGGTCGCCCCCATGCTGCGCCACCCGCAGGTCGGTGCCACTACCGGCAATCCGCGCATCCGCACGCGCTCTACCCTGATTGGCCGCATCCAGGTAGGCGAATTCTCCTCGATCATCGGGCTGATCAAACGCACGCAGCGCGTCTACGGAAAGATCTTCACGATTTCTGGGGTGATCGCAGGCTTTCGTCGCCAGGCCCTGGAGGAAGTGGACTACTGGAGTCTGGACATGATCACCGAAGACATCGATGTGACCTGGAAGTTGCAGTTGGCCGGCTGGCAGGTGTTCTATGAGCCACGCGCACTGTGCTGGGTACTGATGCCCGAAACACTGAAGGGCCTGTTCAAGCAACGTTTGCGCTGGGCTCAGGGCGGTGCGGAAACTTTCCTGAAATACACCCCGCAGGTGCTGCGCTGGGAAAATCGCGGCATGTGGCCGCTCAGTCTGGAATACCTGTGCTCGACTTTATGGAGTTTCGCCCTGGGCGTGGCGATGCTGGTCTGGTTGCTTGGACTCATGCTCCCCTTGCCCGCTGCAACCCAGATCGACGGTCTGTTCCCGCCCTCGTTCACCGGTATGGTACTGGCAGGCATGTGCCTGCTGCAATTTGCCATCAGCATCTGGATCGACCGCCGTTACGAGCCCGATCTGCCCCTGACCATGTTCTGGATCATCTGGTACCCATTTGTGTACTGGCTGATCAATTTCTTAACCACACTGTGGAGTTTTCCCATGGTCATGCTACGCCTGCGTCGCAAACGCGCCCGCTGGAGCAGTCCTGACCGGGGCATCAAGGAGCTGTCATGA
- a CDS encoding curli production assembly/transport protein CsgE — MTKPYQQGAVLLAMLCVMGSSEAQPGKGTGKPKPANFMEAIQQAEVVRKNLFDDPLSGIVINRTVTVQGHDFYRYFSNRWRELSGASPFTLTVVERPSARWGSEIWVEYRRQRMYHAFLAPARSGTKKTSERAVDLVLENVNKSEIERVLTNNPDLAPDEL; from the coding sequence ATGACAAAACCATACCAACAAGGGGCCGTGCTGCTGGCAATGCTGTGTGTTATGGGCAGCAGCGAAGCACAACCCGGCAAAGGCACCGGCAAGCCCAAACCGGCCAACTTCATGGAAGCCATCCAGCAGGCTGAAGTGGTACGCAAGAACCTGTTTGACGATCCGCTCTCGGGCATCGTCATCAACCGCACCGTAACGGTGCAGGGGCACGACTTTTACCGCTACTTCAGCAATCGCTGGCGCGAGCTCAGCGGTGCCAGTCCTTTCACCTTGACGGTGGTGGAACGACCGTCGGCCCGCTGGGGTAGCGAAATCTGGGTCGAATACCGCCGCCAGCGCATGTATCACGCTTTTCTCGCACCCGCGCGCTCCGGCACAAAAAAGACCAGTGAGCGAGCCGTAGATCTGGTTCTGGAAAACGTCAATAAAAGCGAAATCGAACGCGTACTGACCAACAACCCGGACCTTGCACCGGACGAACTTTAA
- a CDS encoding CsgG/HfaB family protein: MMSPLTILNARPARLLGVLAMASALAACALPSTPADVKSSAYLTPASPATHDLLELPAPAQRLTVAVYGFRDQTGQYKPNPDSSFSTSVTQGAAALLVKALRDSRWFTPVERESLQELLTERRIVRALDGSQENGQRTAINIPPLAPAEIMMDGGIISYESNVRTGGAGARFLGVGLSTQYRVDQVTVNLRAIDVRTGNILQSVSTTKTIFSYEIRPSVYKFVNFKDLLEIEAGVTNNEPAQLSVKEAIESAVVHLIVQGMREGQWRLQNEADRNNPIVQNYMKQNETYRNLRTQAAVVDPQAAQANAATSDEVQTAPVSGS; the protein is encoded by the coding sequence ATGATGAGCCCGTTGACCATCCTGAACGCCCGCCCAGCGCGCCTGCTCGGCGTGCTGGCCATGGCCTCGGCCCTGGCGGCCTGTGCCCTGCCCTCCACCCCCGCCGACGTCAAAAGTTCCGCCTACCTGACGCCCGCCTCGCCAGCCACGCACGATCTGCTGGAGCTGCCAGCGCCCGCGCAGCGCCTGACCGTGGCCGTCTATGGGTTTCGTGACCAGACTGGCCAATACAAGCCCAATCCGGACAGCTCCTTTTCCACCTCAGTCACCCAGGGAGCCGCCGCCCTACTGGTCAAAGCCTTGCGTGATTCGCGTTGGTTCACTCCGGTCGAGCGCGAAAGCTTACAGGAACTGCTGACCGAGCGGCGCATCGTGCGCGCCCTGGACGGATCGCAAGAAAACGGCCAACGCACCGCCATTAATATCCCCCCGCTGGCCCCGGCCGAAATCATGATGGACGGAGGCATCATCTCCTATGAAAGCAATGTGCGCACCGGCGGCGCGGGCGCACGCTTTCTAGGCGTAGGCCTGTCTACCCAGTATCGGGTCGACCAAGTCACAGTCAACCTACGCGCCATTGATGTACGCACCGGCAACATTTTGCAAAGCGTGTCCACCACCAAGACCATCTTTTCCTACGAAATCCGCCCTAGCGTCTACAAGTTCGTGAACTTCAAAGACCTGCTGGAAATCGAGGCCGGGGTGACCAACAACGAACCGGCCCAGCTATCGGTCAAAGAGGCAATTGAATCGGCGGTTGTGCATCTGATCGTGCAAGGCATGAGGGAAGGTCAATGGCGCCTGCAAAACGAGGCTGACCGTAACAACCCCATCGTGCAGAACTACATGAAGCAAAACGAAACTTACCGCAACCTGCGCACCCAGGCCGCTGTGGTCGATCCTCAAGCCGCGCAAGCCAATGCTGCCACAAGTGATGAGGTGCAGACCGCCCCCGTCTCCGGCAGTTGA
- a CDS encoding curli assembly protein CsgF — translation MKTFLPLASALLAGSLFAPVHATELIYTPVNPNFGGSPLNGQWLLNSAQVTNKHTDPAAEDLSSTFEQRTPFQDFNDQLERSVLSRLASAASSQFVDSNGKFVPGTFETGSFTVSVVDVGGGALTITTTDRITGASTTFRVMQP, via the coding sequence GTGAAGACTTTCCTGCCCCTTGCCTCCGCTCTGCTGGCCGGTTCGCTATTTGCCCCCGTCCATGCGACCGAACTGATCTATACCCCTGTCAATCCGAATTTCGGCGGCAGCCCGCTCAATGGGCAGTGGCTACTGAACTCGGCCCAGGTCACCAACAAGCACACGGACCCAGCAGCCGAAGACCTGAGTTCGACCTTTGAGCAGCGCACCCCCTTCCAGGACTTCAACGATCAGTTGGAGCGCTCGGTACTCAGCCGTCTGGCCTCGGCCGCATCCTCACAGTTTGTGGACAGCAATGGAAAATTTGTACCGGGCACCTTCGAGACCGGCAGCTTTACGGTCAGCGTCGTTGATGTCGGCGGCGGAGCACTGACGATCACCACCACGGACCGGATCACCGGCGCTTCCACTACTTTCCGGGTGATGCAGCCATGA
- the pgaB gene encoding poly-beta-1,6-N-acetyl-D-glucosamine N-deacetylase PgaB, whose amino-acid sequence MSTRILPLLIVAFSALLSACSTSPPALYVPPEQRRLEQQEQPWRNDELLIIAYHDVEDRDPNQAYLSVSTEHLRQQFSWLQENDYVPVSVEQIMRARLGVEPLPEKAVLLSFDDGYQSFYTRVFPLLKAYHWPALLAPVGKWLDTPDNEKVDFGGLSTERSRFLHWAQVNEMANSGLVEIGAHTQNMHYGAIANPQGNVQPVAAAHRYLTDQKRYETDAEYTARFREDVRAINARVKQHAGKTPRVWVWPYGRISGLGLQILEQEGYQMALTLTDGVANVHDLMNMPRYLVDNDPDISTFAGSITAREDRQAERVVHVDLDYVYDPDPAQMERNLSALVQRIADLKPRSVYLQAFADPTGDGLVRAVYFPNRHLPMRADLFNRAAWQLSSRAHVNVFAWMPVLAIETAEPAQHVLQWRADGSPPSLPAQGYRRLSPFDPRTHQIMGDLYEDLGRSAIFFGVVFHDDATLTDFEDASPVALDAYEKAGFGRDIGVIRANPEQFERWTRFKSQTLIDLTQELADRVRKQRGPQISTARNMYALPVLQPHSEEWFAQNLNDFLQAYDWTAVMAMPRMEGIHDQHAVSWLNELVDQVASHPEGLRRTVFEVQSVDWPGQDQPPRPLDSRLVAGWLNALTARGARHVGYYPDDFVNNQPKMNVIRPEITIDWYPTKND is encoded by the coding sequence ATGAGCACACGAATCCTGCCCCTTCTGATAGTAGCCTTCAGCGCCCTTTTATCCGCCTGCAGCACTAGCCCGCCTGCCCTGTATGTGCCGCCCGAGCAGCGTCGCCTTGAACAACAGGAACAGCCCTGGCGCAACGATGAACTGCTCATCATCGCTTATCACGATGTCGAAGACCGCGACCCCAATCAGGCTTATCTAAGCGTGAGCACCGAGCACCTTCGACAGCAGTTCTCCTGGTTACAGGAGAACGACTATGTGCCGGTCAGCGTGGAGCAAATTATGCGCGCTCGCCTCGGTGTGGAGCCTCTTCCTGAAAAGGCGGTGCTGCTGTCGTTTGACGACGGTTACCAAAGCTTCTATACCCGCGTGTTCCCGCTGCTCAAAGCCTATCACTGGCCTGCGCTGCTGGCCCCGGTCGGCAAATGGCTGGACACCCCCGACAACGAAAAAGTGGACTTCGGCGGACTTTCCACCGAACGCTCGCGCTTTTTGCACTGGGCGCAGGTCAACGAAATGGCCAACTCCGGTTTAGTGGAAATCGGCGCGCACACCCAAAACATGCATTACGGTGCCATCGCCAACCCACAAGGCAATGTTCAGCCGGTGGCTGCCGCGCATCGCTATCTGACCGATCAGAAACGCTACGAGACCGATGCCGAGTACACCGCCCGCTTTCGCGAGGACGTGCGGGCTATCAACGCCCGGGTCAAACAGCACGCTGGCAAGACGCCGCGCGTCTGGGTCTGGCCCTACGGCCGGATTAGTGGTCTGGGCCTGCAAATTCTGGAGCAAGAAGGCTATCAGATGGCCCTGACGCTGACCGACGGCGTGGCCAACGTCCACGACCTGATGAATATGCCGCGCTATCTAGTGGATAACGACCCGGACATCAGCACCTTTGCAGGCTCTATCACTGCCCGTGAAGACCGTCAGGCCGAACGCGTCGTCCATGTGGATCTGGATTATGTGTATGACCCCGATCCGGCGCAGATGGAACGCAACTTGAGCGCCCTGGTGCAACGTATAGCAGACTTGAAACCACGCAGTGTCTATCTGCAAGCCTTCGCCGACCCCACAGGCGATGGCCTGGTGCGCGCGGTTTACTTCCCCAACCGCCACCTGCCCATGCGCGCCGACCTGTTCAACCGTGCGGCCTGGCAATTAAGTTCGCGCGCCCATGTCAATGTCTTTGCATGGATGCCCGTGCTGGCCATCGAGACGGCCGAGCCGGCGCAACACGTACTGCAATGGCGTGCCGACGGCAGCCCGCCTTCCCTGCCCGCACAAGGCTACCGCCGCCTGTCCCCCTTTGACCCGCGCACTCACCAGATCATGGGCGATCTGTATGAAGACCTGGGACGCAGCGCTATCTTCTTTGGCGTCGTATTCCATGACGATGCCACACTGACCGACTTTGAAGATGCCTCACCCGTCGCCCTGGACGCCTACGAAAAAGCTGGTTTTGGCAGGGACATAGGAGTGATACGCGCCAATCCCGAGCAGTTTGAGCGCTGGACGCGCTTTAAATCCCAAACCCTGATCGACCTGACCCAGGAACTGGCTGATCGGGTGCGCAAACAGCGCGGCCCACAGATCAGTACGGCCCGCAATATGTACGCCCTGCCGGTTCTGCAACCTCACAGCGAAGAGTGGTTCGCACAGAACCTGAACGATTTTCTGCAAGCCTACGACTGGACTGCCGTGATGGCCATGCCCCGCATGGAAGGCATCCACGATCAGCATGCCGTGTCCTGGCTAAACGAGCTGGTCGATCAGGTAGCCAGCCACCCAGAGGGCTTGCGCCGCACCGTGTTTGAAGTGCAATCCGTAGATTGGCCCGGCCAAGATCAGCCACCCCGTCCTCTGGACTCCCGCCTGGTGGCCGGCTGGCTCAATGCACTGACAGCAAGAGGGGCGCGACATGTCGGCTATTACCCAGACGACTTTGTCAACAATCAGCCCAAGATGAACGTGATTCGTCCGGAAATCACGATTGACTGGTATCCAACAAAAAATGATTGA